From a region of the Odocoileus virginianus isolate 20LAN1187 ecotype Illinois chromosome 1, Ovbor_1.2, whole genome shotgun sequence genome:
- the RBM48 gene encoding RNA-binding protein 48 isoform X2 → MDEQSFFGGLLHVCYAPEFETVEETRKKLQERNAYVARMTKNKDHYVTKKHKDAKDFRGDFHSKTSRFPAASLKTSTGNSDLCLPYSSELPLCYFSPKCTCSSGEDVDRPSDSSQDGRNSDGTLGHCDHCDSLQKMQMKTSQNSLARRGAQKALSPSEAVDRFMPRTTQLQERKRRREDDCKRETLLEAGTSSNEVMIGPQLPVIPKVDMHDDSLNTTADLIRNKLKEVISSVPKPPEDKVEDVPRSRPLKQRRRI, encoded by the exons atggatgaacAGAGTTTCTTTGGCGGGCTGCTTCATGTGTGCTATGCTCCAGAATTTGAAACAGTtgaagaaaccagaaaaaaattacaagaaaggAATGCTTATGTAGCAAGAATGACTAAAAATAAAG ATCATTACGTGACAAAGAAGCATAAAGATGCAAAAGATTTTAGAGGGGACTTCCATTCAAAGACATCTAGATTTCCTGCAGCCTCTCTGAAGACTTCTACTGGGAACTCAGATCTTTGTCTTCCTTATTCTTCTGAGTTGCCTTTGTGTTATTTCTCCCCCAAGTGTACATGTTCATCGGGAGAAGATGTAGACAGACCATCAGACTCCTCTCAGGATGGTAGAAACTCTGATGGAACCCTGGGGCATTGTGACCACTGTGACTCTCTGCAGAAGATGCAGATGAAAACCTCACAAAATTCCTTGGCCCGCCGTGGTGCACAGAAGGCTCTTAGTCCTTCAGAGGCAGTTGACAGGTTTATGCCTAGGACAACACAACTGCAGGAGcggaagagaagaagagaagatgaCTGTAAACGTGAAACTCTTCTTGAAGCGGGCACAAGTAGTAATGAGGTTATGATTGGCCCTCAGttaccagtcattcctaaagtgGACATGCATGACGACTCCTTGAATACAACAGCAGATTTAATCAGGAATAAACTTAAAGAG GTAATTTCATCTGTGCCAAAGCCTCCAGAGGACAAAGTGGAAGATGTGCCTAGAAGTCGTCCTTTAAAACAAAGAAGGAGGATATAA
- the RBM48 gene encoding RNA-binding protein 48 isoform X1 has product MASSGGQVGGVFDHHVQRAVCDSRAKYREGRRPRAVKVYTINLESWYLLIQGVPAVGAMKELVERFALYGAIEQYNALDEYPAEDFTEVYLIKFLNLQSARIAKRKMDEQSFFGGLLHVCYAPEFETVEETRKKLQERNAYVARMTKNKDHYVTKKHKDAKDFRGDFHSKTSRFPAASLKTSTGNSDLCLPYSSELPLCYFSPKCTCSSGEDVDRPSDSSQDGRNSDGTLGHCDHCDSLQKMQMKTSQNSLARRGAQKALSPSEAVDRFMPRTTQLQERKRRREDDCKRETLLEAGTSSNEVMIGPQLPVIPKVDMHDDSLNTTADLIRNKLKEVISSVPKPPEDKVEDVPRSRPLKQRRRI; this is encoded by the exons ATGGCGTCGAGCGGAGGGCAAGTTGGCGGCGTATTCGACCACCACGTCCAAAGGGCTGTGTGCGACTCGAGAGCCAAGTATCGGGAGGGCCGACGGCCTCGCGCTGTGAAG GTATATACAATCAACTTGGAGTCTTGGTACTTATTAATACAAGGAGTTCCTGCAGTGGGAGCAATGAAGGAATTAGTTGAGCGATTTGCTCTATATGGTGCAATTGAACAGTACAATGCTCTAGACGAATACCCAGCAGAAGACTTTACAGAAGTTTATCTTATTAAATTTCTCAATTTACAGAGCGCAAG GAtagccaaaagaaaaatggatgaacAGAGTTTCTTTGGCGGGCTGCTTCATGTGTGCTATGCTCCAGAATTTGAAACAGTtgaagaaaccagaaaaaaattacaagaaaggAATGCTTATGTAGCAAGAATGACTAAAAATAAAG ATCATTACGTGACAAAGAAGCATAAAGATGCAAAAGATTTTAGAGGGGACTTCCATTCAAAGACATCTAGATTTCCTGCAGCCTCTCTGAAGACTTCTACTGGGAACTCAGATCTTTGTCTTCCTTATTCTTCTGAGTTGCCTTTGTGTTATTTCTCCCCCAAGTGTACATGTTCATCGGGAGAAGATGTAGACAGACCATCAGACTCCTCTCAGGATGGTAGAAACTCTGATGGAACCCTGGGGCATTGTGACCACTGTGACTCTCTGCAGAAGATGCAGATGAAAACCTCACAAAATTCCTTGGCCCGCCGTGGTGCACAGAAGGCTCTTAGTCCTTCAGAGGCAGTTGACAGGTTTATGCCTAGGACAACACAACTGCAGGAGcggaagagaagaagagaagatgaCTGTAAACGTGAAACTCTTCTTGAAGCGGGCACAAGTAGTAATGAGGTTATGATTGGCCCTCAGttaccagtcattcctaaagtgGACATGCATGACGACTCCTTGAATACAACAGCAGATTTAATCAGGAATAAACTTAAAGAG GTAATTTCATCTGTGCCAAAGCCTCCAGAGGACAAAGTGGAAGATGTGCCTAGAAGTCGTCCTTTAAAACAAAGAAGGAGGATATAA